The proteins below are encoded in one region of Candidatus Amarolinea dominans:
- the yqeC gene encoding putative selenium-dependent hydroxylase accessory protein YqeC, with protein sequence MALRIAPRELVSFTGAGGKTTAMFRLAQELAAAGWHVVTTSTTRIFSTQTRLAPCHLRLDQLTYLPFELTAALAIHRHVLITGPTDDIEDKAPGVPIDTVEAISRLPGVDAVLVEADGARMRPLKAPAAHEPVVPASTTLLVPVVGLDVLGEPLTEAHVHRPARVAALTGLAAGETISAEAIAALLGHEQGGLKGCPPGARVVPLLNKLDRLSPDQREAVTAQIAQRLLRQTPAISDVLMGAVATPVPVVEAVGRVAGVILAAGAAQRLGRLKQLLPWQDTTLLNHVIRQALASSSLDPIIVVLGCQAEIIRPTLAPFGTRIRVVTNPAWAEGQSTSVHAAIHALGTHEAPVAAAVFLLADQPDVTPALVDALVARHRTTLAPLVVPYYQEQRGNPVLFDRRTFGDLLAVTGDVGGRPLLHTYANELSIVACKQPAPRDIDTAADLEMPPSPTPLAGGTDRMMRSIT encoded by the coding sequence GTGGCCTTGCGAATTGCCCCCCGCGAACTCGTCAGCTTCACCGGCGCTGGCGGTAAGACCACGGCCATGTTTCGCCTGGCGCAAGAGTTGGCCGCTGCGGGCTGGCACGTGGTCACCACGTCCACGACGCGCATCTTTTCCACTCAAACCCGCCTGGCGCCGTGCCACTTGCGCCTCGATCAACTGACCTACCTGCCGTTTGAATTGACCGCTGCCCTGGCTATCCACCGCCATGTGCTGATCACAGGCCCCACCGATGACATCGAGGACAAAGCACCGGGAGTGCCGATTGACACCGTTGAGGCGATCAGCCGCCTGCCGGGCGTGGATGCGGTGTTGGTCGAAGCGGATGGCGCGCGTATGCGCCCGCTGAAGGCGCCGGCCGCGCATGAGCCGGTGGTGCCGGCCAGCACGACGCTGTTGGTGCCGGTGGTTGGCCTGGATGTGCTGGGAGAGCCGCTGACAGAAGCTCATGTGCATCGGCCGGCGCGCGTTGCCGCGTTGACCGGGCTGGCCGCGGGCGAGACGATCAGCGCGGAGGCCATCGCCGCGCTGCTGGGCCACGAGCAGGGCGGATTGAAGGGCTGTCCCCCAGGCGCACGCGTCGTGCCTTTGCTCAACAAGCTCGACCGTCTGTCGCCAGATCAACGTGAGGCGGTCACGGCGCAGATCGCGCAGCGCCTCTTGCGGCAGACGCCTGCGATCAGTGACGTGCTCATGGGCGCGGTTGCCACGCCCGTGCCTGTCGTCGAGGCGGTTGGCCGCGTGGCGGGCGTCATCCTGGCGGCAGGCGCCGCGCAGCGCTTGGGCCGGCTCAAGCAACTGCTGCCCTGGCAGGACACCACCCTGCTCAATCATGTCATCCGCCAGGCGCTGGCCAGCAGCAGCCTCGACCCAATCATCGTCGTGCTCGGCTGCCAGGCGGAGATCATCCGGCCTACGTTGGCGCCATTTGGCACGCGCATCCGGGTCGTCACTAACCCGGCCTGGGCCGAGGGTCAGTCCACCTCGGTTCATGCTGCGATCCACGCCCTGGGCACGCACGAGGCGCCGGTGGCCGCGGCCGTTTTCCTGCTGGCCGATCAGCCGGACGTGACGCCGGCGCTGGTGGATGCCCTGGTGGCCCGGCATCGCACGACCCTGGCGCCGCTGGTGGTTCCCTATTACCAGGAGCAGCGCGGCAACCCTGTACTCTTCGACCGGCGCACCTTCGGCGATTTGTTGGCAGTGACGGGCGATGTCGGCGGACGCCCGCTGTTGCACACCTACGCCAACGAGCTGTCCATCGTCGCCTGCAAGCAGCCGGCGCCGCGCGATATTGACACCGCTGCCGACCTGGAGATGCCCCCGTCGCCAACGCCGCTCGCCGGTGGAACGGATCGGATGATGAGGAGCATTACCTGA
- a CDS encoding LLM class flavin-dependent oxidoreductase: MPDRVALYLQDKHDIREGMEYVKYAEERGFEAVWQAESRLVRDAIVPMAAFAAVSKRIKIGSGVINNWTRNIGLLAATFLTLDDLAPDRIICGIGAWWDPLAKNVGIERRKPLLAMRETIEVMRRLLRMETVTFHGEFHHVTGIELDVVHGRHEPRHVPMFIGATGLEMMKLAGEIADGVVLNYCVPPEYNTPALTALAEGAQRVGRSLADIDRPQLVVCSVHTDRRQAIDGAKELLTQYLAQQPHIAKASGVAPEVVTQIQSILGWPATHEQVRAAMKFVPDDLVLRISATGTPDEARQKVREYVANGCTCPILYPMGDVKLMIDTFADGYA; encoded by the coding sequence ATGCCAGATCGCGTAGCCCTTTACCTGCAAGACAAACATGATATTCGTGAAGGAATGGAGTACGTCAAGTACGCCGAAGAGCGCGGCTTCGAAGCCGTCTGGCAGGCGGAATCCCGCCTGGTACGCGATGCCATCGTGCCGATGGCCGCCTTCGCAGCGGTCAGCAAGCGCATCAAGATCGGCTCCGGCGTTATCAACAACTGGACGCGCAACATTGGCCTGCTGGCCGCCACCTTCCTGACCCTCGATGACCTGGCGCCCGATCGTATCATCTGCGGCATCGGCGCCTGGTGGGATCCCCTGGCCAAGAATGTCGGCATCGAGCGACGCAAACCTCTCCTGGCCATGCGTGAAACGATCGAAGTCATGCGCCGCCTGCTGCGTATGGAAACGGTCACCTTCCACGGTGAGTTTCACCACGTGACGGGCATCGAACTCGATGTCGTACACGGGCGTCACGAACCACGTCATGTGCCGATGTTCATCGGCGCAACCGGCTTGGAGATGATGAAGCTGGCCGGTGAGATAGCTGACGGTGTCGTGCTCAACTACTGCGTGCCGCCAGAGTACAACACACCGGCCCTGACCGCCCTGGCAGAAGGGGCGCAGCGCGTCGGTCGCAGCCTGGCAGACATTGACCGGCCGCAACTGGTGGTTTGCTCCGTGCATACCGATCGCCGGCAGGCCATTGATGGCGCCAAAGAATTACTGACGCAATACCTGGCCCAGCAACCCCACATCGCCAAGGCCAGCGGTGTTGCGCCCGAGGTGGTGACCCAGATCCAGAGCATCCTCGGCTGGCCGGCCACGCATGAGCAGGTGCGCGCAGCGATGAAATTCGTCCCCGATGACCTGGTCCTGCGAATCAGCGCCACCGGAACGCCCGACGAGGCACGACAAAAGGTGCGCGAGTATGTCGCCAACGGCTGCACCTGTCCCATTCTGTACCCGATGGGTGATGTCAAACTGATGATTGACACCTTTGCTGACGGCTACGCTTGA
- a CDS encoding glycosyltransferase: MRIALLLDAYKPIINGITTFVSLHKRALEEAGHEPWIITLGHTDYQDDEFRVVRSKAVPLSNTGYHINFGYNREIRELLRTMDILHVHHPFLSGAMATTLGPRYGVPVLFTSHTRYDLYAQQYLPILPATMSDTFLETFFPAFAQRCSLVIAPSAGIQEVLRRWGVQGRIEVVPNGIELEHFRAPDWHTTRSALGLSETGSVAVFVGRMSGEKNIQTLLRAFAPVTSECPDAHLLMIGGGPELDDFRKLTQEMGIASQVLFTGSIPYEHMPGYLALADFFVTASVSEVHPMTVLEAMASDCRCLALTRRASATPSSMGRTDSWCSTTTRRWP, encoded by the coding sequence ATGCGAATTGCACTTCTACTTGACGCTTACAAACCGATCATCAACGGCATCACCACGTTTGTCAGCCTGCACAAGCGGGCGCTGGAAGAGGCCGGGCACGAACCCTGGATCATCACCCTGGGACATACCGATTACCAGGATGACGAGTTCCGGGTTGTGCGCTCAAAGGCAGTACCCTTGTCGAACACCGGCTATCATATCAACTTCGGCTATAACCGTGAGATACGCGAGCTGCTGCGCACCATGGACATTTTGCATGTCCACCACCCCTTTCTCAGCGGCGCCATGGCGACTACTCTGGGACCGCGCTATGGCGTTCCGGTACTGTTCACCAGCCACACGCGCTACGACCTCTATGCGCAGCAGTATCTCCCTATCTTACCAGCCACCATGTCTGACACCTTCCTGGAGACGTTTTTCCCGGCGTTCGCCCAACGTTGCAGCCTGGTCATTGCCCCGTCGGCCGGCATCCAGGAGGTTCTGCGCCGCTGGGGGGTACAGGGCCGGATCGAAGTAGTGCCGAATGGTATCGAACTGGAGCACTTCCGCGCGCCAGACTGGCACACCACGCGCAGCGCGCTGGGGCTGAGCGAGACAGGATCGGTGGCGGTCTTCGTGGGGCGCATGTCCGGCGAAAAGAACATCCAGACCCTGCTGCGGGCATTTGCCCCGGTGACGAGCGAGTGTCCAGACGCCCATTTGCTCATGATTGGCGGTGGCCCTGAATTGGATGACTTTCGCAAACTCACGCAGGAGATGGGCATCGCGTCCCAGGTTCTGTTCACCGGCTCCATCCCGTATGAGCACATGCCTGGCTACCTGGCGCTGGCCGATTTCTTCGTGACCGCCAGCGTGAGCGAGGTGCATCCGATGACGGTGCTGGAAGCGATGGCCTCGGACTGCCGGTGCTTGGCATTGACTCGCCGGGCATCAGCGACACCGTCGTCAATGGGCAGAACGGATTCGTGGTGCAGCACGACTACGCGGCGTTGGCCCTGA
- a CDS encoding EF2563 family selenium-dependent molybdenum hydroxylase system protein yields the protein MRKTPLTPGRFGIVLIKGAGDLGSGVAYRLWRCGFQVVMTELAQPLCVRRAVCFAEAVYAGETTVEGITARRVHTLAAARAALSDDVLPLLVTPDPGLLAELTPTVVVDAIMAKANSGTQITDAPLVIALGPGFTAAHDCHAIVETHRGHTLGRVLWKGQALPDTGTPGPIEGYTATRVLRAPIEGYVIPLRAVGEHIKAGEILARVSPQPASEQGIPVRALFPGVLRGLVHPSLLVQIGRKIGDLDPRDDVSYCFTISEKSLAVAGGVLEAILSSGSLTGPLSINGNTHL from the coding sequence ATGCGTAAGACCCCACTCACCCCAGGGCGGTTTGGGATCGTTTTGATCAAAGGCGCGGGAGATTTGGGATCGGGAGTCGCCTACCGGCTGTGGCGCTGCGGCTTCCAGGTCGTCATGACCGAGTTGGCGCAACCCTTGTGCGTGCGCCGGGCCGTCTGCTTCGCCGAGGCGGTGTATGCAGGCGAAACCACGGTGGAAGGGATCACCGCACGGCGAGTACACACCCTGGCCGCGGCCAGGGCGGCCTTGAGCGACGATGTGCTGCCGCTGCTCGTGACGCCTGACCCTGGGCTGCTGGCAGAACTGACACCGACCGTCGTCGTGGATGCCATCATGGCGAAAGCCAATAGCGGCACGCAGATCACGGACGCTCCGCTCGTGATTGCCCTCGGCCCCGGGTTCACGGCGGCCCATGACTGTCACGCGATTGTGGAGACCCACCGCGGCCACACCCTGGGCCGCGTCCTGTGGAAGGGTCAGGCGCTGCCAGACACTGGCACGCCCGGCCCAATCGAAGGCTACACAGCCACCCGGGTACTGCGTGCGCCCATCGAAGGCTATGTCATTCCCCTGCGCGCGGTTGGCGAACACATCAAAGCCGGCGAAATCCTGGCACGCGTCAGTCCGCAGCCGGCCAGCGAACAGGGAATCCCGGTGCGAGCGCTCTTTCCGGGTGTGTTACGCGGCCTCGTTCACCCATCCCTGCTCGTGCAGATCGGCCGCAAAATTGGCGACCTGGATCCACGGGATGACGTCAGTTACTGTTTCACCATCTCGGAAAAATCACTGGCTGTGGCGGGCGGCGTCCTGGAAGCCATCCTTAGCAGCGGATCACTCACCGGACCACTCTCAATAAACGGCAACACGCACCTGTGA
- a CDS encoding sigma-70 family RNA polymerase sigma factor, whose amino-acid sequence MGLYAEQIAQTPLLDIHRERLLAQHMLAGKMARQNLRSRAAISEAERCELETQQHQGERARQDLVLANLRLVFSVARRYQSLGLPTEDLVQEGMAGLLQAVEKYDWRRGTKFSTYAVWWIRQAVTRALSNQSRTIRLPSYRVEQLSKIYQTRDRLSQRLGRDPSTEEIAESLSWAAEQVSYALRLGDMQAASLNAPVAGDGDDKSEWTLMNRLSDTHAAEPVDQAYRSLLYEALNRELAHLDRREAEILRLRFGLGGGHEHTLSEIGKHVGLTRERVRQIQKEALAKLMAAPGLTRRYDPE is encoded by the coding sequence ATGGGATTATATGCGGAACAGATCGCCCAAACCCCGTTACTCGATATTCACAGGGAACGCCTGCTGGCGCAGCACATGCTGGCCGGGAAGATGGCCCGCCAGAACCTGCGCAGCCGAGCGGCCATCAGCGAGGCAGAGCGGTGCGAATTAGAGACACAACAGCACCAGGGCGAACGGGCGCGTCAGGATCTAGTCCTGGCCAATCTGCGTCTGGTCTTTAGTGTCGCCCGACGCTACCAGAGCCTGGGCCTGCCAACAGAGGACTTGGTGCAGGAAGGCATGGCCGGCCTGTTGCAGGCCGTGGAAAAGTACGACTGGCGTCGAGGCACCAAGTTCAGCACTTACGCCGTCTGGTGGATTCGCCAGGCCGTGACGCGTGCCTTGTCCAACCAAAGTCGTACCATTCGCCTGCCATCCTACCGCGTCGAACAGTTGAGTAAAATCTACCAAACACGCGACCGCCTGTCACAGCGCCTGGGGCGCGATCCATCCACCGAAGAGATCGCCGAGAGCCTGAGCTGGGCAGCCGAACAGGTCAGCTACGCCCTGCGGTTGGGAGACATGCAGGCGGCATCGCTCAATGCGCCGGTCGCTGGCGATGGCGATGACAAGAGCGAGTGGACGCTGATGAATCGGCTCAGCGACACGCACGCGGCCGAGCCGGTGGATCAAGCCTACCGCTCACTCCTGTACGAGGCGCTCAATCGGGAACTGGCCCACCTCGATCGACGCGAGGCCGAGATTCTGCGCCTGCGCTTTGGCCTGGGCGGCGGCCATGAACACACGTTGTCTGAGATCGGCAAGCACGTGGGGCTGACGCGCGAACGCGTCAGGCAAATCCAGAAAGAGGCCCTGGCCAAATTGATGGCTGCGCCTGGCCTCACGCGCCGTTACGATCCTGAGTAG
- a CDS encoding FAD binding domain-containing protein, with translation MTSSTWNLYLAPATLAEALDLLAEYGDDARIIAGGTDLLLELARGVRSQRVLIDIARIPDLATVRLDNDGWLHLGPLVTHNQIVTSPLAVHHAFPLARACWEVGAPQIRNRGTVAGNVITASPANDTITPLWALDATITLLSHRGPRTLTCAQFFQGVRRTALAPDEFLLDIAFPALTAQASGAFLKLGLRRAQAISLVNVAVVLHWDGNQVRQAAIALGAVAPTILRVTEAEQALVGSTLDAAAIQHAASLAAAASRPIDDVRASADYRRVMVEVLTRRALSVLHTRRERDGWPATPVTLGPDAAQNHAAAPTVSAGFTTASPVHFTLNGQPVSVHHATGKTLLDVLRAPAADGGVHLTGAKEGCAEGECGACTVLLNGAAVMSCLVPAPAAAGCTVTTVEGLAGRDGQTEAPHTLHAVQQAFVTAGAVQCGYCTPGLLMSATRLLAENPAPNRSAIEQALVGNLCRCTGYAKIVEAILSVSKQSQPS, from the coding sequence ATGACTTCTTCCACCTGGAATCTCTACCTGGCGCCCGCCACCCTGGCTGAGGCGCTTGATCTCCTGGCTGAGTACGGTGACGACGCTCGCATCATCGCCGGCGGCACCGACCTCCTGCTCGAACTGGCGCGCGGTGTGCGCTCACAGCGGGTTCTGATTGACATCGCGCGCATCCCCGACCTCGCGACTGTGCGGCTGGATAACGACGGCTGGCTACACCTCGGCCCGCTCGTCACCCACAACCAGATTGTCACGTCCCCCCTGGCGGTACACCATGCCTTTCCCCTGGCGCGTGCCTGCTGGGAGGTTGGGGCGCCGCAAATCCGCAACCGCGGCACTGTGGCCGGCAATGTCATTACCGCGTCCCCGGCCAACGACACCATCACGCCGCTGTGGGCGTTGGACGCGACCATCACCCTGCTCAGTCACCGCGGGCCGCGCACGCTGACATGCGCGCAGTTCTTCCAGGGCGTGCGACGCACCGCGCTGGCGCCTGATGAATTCCTGCTTGACATCGCCTTCCCCGCCCTCACTGCGCAGGCCAGCGGCGCCTTTCTCAAGCTCGGGCTGCGCCGCGCTCAGGCCATCTCCCTGGTCAATGTGGCGGTCGTGCTGCACTGGGATGGCAACCAGGTGCGTCAGGCCGCCATTGCCCTGGGCGCCGTCGCGCCGACCATCCTGCGCGTTACGGAGGCCGAGCAGGCGCTTGTCGGTTCAACCCTGGACGCAGCGGCCATTCAGCACGCCGCGTCCCTGGCGGCGGCCGCCAGCCGTCCCATTGATGATGTGCGCGCCAGCGCCGACTACCGCCGGGTCATGGTGGAAGTCCTGACGCGGCGCGCGCTCAGCGTGCTGCACACCCGACGAGAACGGGACGGATGGCCGGCCACCCCAGTCACACTCGGTCCGGACGCAGCGCAAAACCATGCCGCGGCGCCAACGGTGTCGGCTGGCTTCACGACTGCCAGCCCGGTACACTTTACACTCAACGGACAACCGGTTAGCGTCCACCATGCGACCGGCAAGACCCTGCTGGATGTGCTGCGCGCGCCGGCCGCAGATGGCGGCGTTCACCTGACCGGCGCCAAAGAAGGCTGTGCAGAGGGCGAATGCGGCGCATGCACAGTCCTACTCAACGGCGCGGCGGTGATGAGTTGCCTGGTGCCGGCGCCGGCCGCGGCCGGCTGCACTGTCACCACCGTGGAAGGCCTGGCCGGGCGCGACGGACAGACCGAGGCGCCCCACACACTGCACGCCGTGCAACAAGCTTTTGTCACGGCCGGCGCCGTGCAATGCGGTTATTGCACCCCCGGCCTGCTGATGTCTGCCACCCGCCTGTTGGCCGAAAACCCGGCCCCCAACCGCAGCGCGATCGAACAGGCTTTGGTCGGCAACCTCTGCCGATGTACTGGCTATGCGAAAATTGTCGAGGCGATTCTCAGTGTCAGCAAACAGTCACAGCCATCCTAA
- the recA gene encoding recombinase RecA, translating to MAGKSKALETTIASLTKRYGEGTVMKMGDATELHIDSIPTGALSLDLALGIGGVPRGRVIEIYGPESSGKTTLCQHIIAEAQKRGGICAFIDVEHALDPKYAERCGVNVDALYVSQPDTGEQALEIAEALVRSGAIDVLVVDSVAALVPRAEIEGEMGDSHVGLQARLMSQALRKLSGAIKHSNTVMIFTNQLRQKIGVMFGNPETTSGGMALKFYASVRMDIRKIETLKSGNDMVGSRTRVTIKKNKVAPPFRVAEFDIMYNEGISREGDALDLGVSMGLVDKRGSYFAYSDMRLGQGRENAKLFLREHPELMAQMEGEIRRKAGIGVHNFEPTDTPAVVPFHTGGAASDELEDEDYAAAA from the coding sequence ATGGCTGGCAAATCGAAAGCCCTGGAAACCACTATCGCCAGCCTGACCAAGCGCTACGGCGAGGGTACCGTGATGAAGATGGGGGACGCCACGGAACTACACATAGACTCCATCCCAACCGGGGCGCTCTCGCTTGATCTGGCCCTGGGCATTGGCGGCGTGCCACGCGGGCGCGTCATCGAGATTTATGGACCGGAGTCTTCCGGCAAAACTACCCTGTGTCAACACATCATCGCCGAAGCGCAAAAGCGCGGCGGTATTTGCGCCTTCATTGATGTGGAGCACGCGTTGGATCCCAAATACGCCGAACGCTGCGGCGTCAACGTGGATGCGCTCTACGTATCGCAGCCCGACACGGGCGAGCAGGCGCTGGAAATCGCCGAGGCGTTGGTGCGTTCCGGCGCCATTGATGTGCTGGTGGTGGATTCGGTGGCGGCCCTGGTGCCGCGGGCCGAAATCGAAGGGGAGATGGGCGACAGCCACGTGGGTCTGCAGGCTCGCCTGATGAGCCAGGCGCTGCGCAAGCTGTCAGGCGCGATCAAGCATTCCAACACAGTCATGATCTTCACCAACCAGTTGCGCCAGAAGATCGGCGTCATGTTCGGCAACCCGGAGACGACTAGCGGCGGGATGGCGCTCAAGTTCTACGCTTCGGTGCGCATGGACATCCGCAAGATCGAGACACTGAAGAGCGGCAATGACATGGTGGGCAGCCGCACACGCGTCACCATCAAGAAGAACAAGGTGGCGCCGCCCTTCCGTGTGGCCGAATTCGACATCATGTATAATGAAGGCATCTCCAGAGAAGGAGATGCGCTCGATCTCGGCGTCTCCATGGGGTTGGTGGACAAGCGCGGCAGTTACTTTGCCTACAGCGACATGCGGCTGGGCCAGGGGCGTGAAAACGCCAAGCTGTTCCTGCGCGAGCACCCCGAGCTGATGGCACAGATGGAGGGCGAAATCCGTCGGAAGGCAGGCATCGGCGTGCATAACTTCGAGCCAACCGACACGCCTGCCGTCGTGCCTTTCCATACCGGTGGTGCCGCCAGTGACGAGTTGGAAGACGAGGATTACGCGGCTGCAGCCTGA
- a CDS encoding xanthine dehydrogenase family protein has protein sequence MRAVGSSHPRADAWSKVTGAARYPGDIDLPDQLWMKILFAGRPHARIRALDTTAAAAAPGVVAVLTARDVPHNAYGLIIADQPVLCGPLDDVNTQAGSDIVRFVGDQVAVVVAETAAQAAAALPLIKIDYEDLPLVTDPLQAMRPDSPNVHPERPGNVVHSYRIRRGDVEAALAAAAVVIEQTYTTHAQEHAYLQPEAGVATVDESGLVTVVVAGQWVHEDRKEIAHALGLPVEQVRVIYPAIGGAFGGREDMSVQIVLALAAWRLHQRGIQRPVKIVWSREESIIGHHKRHPMVIKARWGASRDGRLLAASVDLTSDCGAYTYTSTKVLGNVTLMCLGPYDIPNVAVDARTVYTNNVPSGAFRGFGGPQGHFAAEMQMNYLAEALGLDPVEFRARNVLHEGSTLATRSRVPAGCTAPEVLARCATEAGWVRMASGWQPGSVSPQATAPADRFQTALDAAADDGNRRRGIGLALSYKNVGFSLGFVDECFATVELHGQTGVERVVVYHAGADVGQGAHQLMCQVAAEVIGVPLERVELIASDTAQTDNSGSTSASRMSFMAGNAIIAAARQALALWQAEEDRPVIVRQRYVPRPTTAYDKETGASDPNITYGYCAQAAAVEVDMETGHIAVRRLVSVNDVGKAINPQQVAGQIEGAVAQAQGWTLLEEFKQKDGQVLTSRLSTYLIPTIADVADVVEPVILEIPDPQGPLGARGMAEMPFIPTAPAIVAAVHAATGVWINDLPLTPERVWRALRRVEPHA, from the coding sequence ATGCGCGCAGTAGGCAGCAGTCATCCACGCGCAGACGCCTGGTCGAAAGTAACGGGCGCGGCGCGCTATCCTGGCGACATTGACCTGCCAGATCAACTGTGGATGAAAATCCTCTTTGCCGGGCGACCCCATGCCCGCATCCGCGCCCTGGACACGACCGCAGCCGCGGCCGCACCCGGCGTGGTCGCGGTTCTGACGGCCCGCGATGTGCCGCACAACGCGTATGGCCTGATCATTGCGGACCAACCCGTGCTTTGCGGACCGCTGGATGACGTAAACACCCAAGCCGGCAGTGACATTGTGCGTTTCGTAGGCGACCAGGTAGCCGTGGTGGTAGCTGAAACGGCCGCACAGGCCGCTGCGGCCCTGCCCTTGATCAAGATTGACTATGAGGACCTGCCGCTTGTGACCGATCCACTGCAAGCCATGCGGCCGGACAGCCCCAACGTTCATCCAGAGCGACCCGGCAATGTCGTGCATAGCTACCGCATCCGCCGCGGCGATGTCGAAGCCGCACTGGCCGCGGCCGCTGTGGTGATCGAACAGACCTACACCACCCATGCGCAAGAACACGCCTATTTGCAGCCGGAGGCCGGCGTCGCCACCGTGGACGAGTCTGGCCTTGTCACGGTGGTCGTGGCCGGCCAATGGGTGCATGAGGACCGCAAGGAGATCGCGCACGCGCTGGGGCTGCCCGTGGAGCAGGTGCGGGTGATCTATCCGGCCATCGGCGGCGCGTTTGGCGGGCGTGAGGACATGTCGGTGCAGATCGTCCTGGCGCTGGCGGCCTGGCGTCTGCATCAGCGCGGCATCCAGCGGCCGGTCAAGATCGTTTGGAGCCGCGAGGAGTCCATCATCGGGCACCACAAGCGCCATCCGATGGTCATCAAGGCGCGCTGGGGCGCAAGTCGCGACGGCCGTTTGCTGGCCGCCAGTGTGGACCTGACCAGTGACTGCGGCGCCTACACCTACACCAGCACCAAAGTGCTGGGCAATGTCACGCTGATGTGCCTGGGGCCATACGACATTCCCAACGTGGCCGTGGATGCGCGCACCGTCTACACCAACAACGTGCCATCCGGCGCGTTTCGGGGCTTTGGCGGCCCGCAGGGACATTTTGCGGCCGAGATGCAGATGAACTACCTGGCCGAGGCGCTGGGCCTTGATCCCGTGGAGTTCCGGGCGCGCAATGTGCTGCACGAAGGTTCGACCCTGGCTACCCGCAGTCGGGTTCCGGCCGGCTGTACGGCGCCGGAGGTGCTGGCACGCTGTGCCACAGAGGCCGGTTGGGTGCGGATGGCGAGCGGCTGGCAGCCTGGCTCTGTCTCCCCGCAGGCCACGGCGCCAGCAGATCGTTTTCAGACTGCGTTAGATGCCGCCGCTGATGACGGTAACAGGCGCCGTGGCATCGGTCTGGCCTTGTCGTATAAAAATGTCGGCTTCAGCCTGGGCTTCGTGGATGAGTGCTTTGCCACCGTGGAACTGCACGGGCAGACAGGGGTGGAGCGGGTCGTCGTTTATCATGCCGGGGCCGATGTGGGGCAGGGCGCGCATCAGTTGATGTGTCAGGTGGCGGCAGAGGTCATCGGGGTGCCGCTGGAAAGGGTCGAGTTGATCGCTTCGGACACCGCGCAAACCGACAACAGCGGCAGCACCTCGGCCAGCCGCATGTCGTTCATGGCCGGCAACGCCATCATCGCGGCCGCCCGACAGGCGTTGGCCTTATGGCAGGCTGAGGAAGATCGGCCGGTGATCGTGCGACAGCGCTACGTGCCGCGTCCCACCACCGCCTACGACAAGGAAACGGGCGCATCTGATCCCAATATCACCTACGGCTACTGCGCGCAGGCGGCCGCGGTAGAGGTGGACATGGAGACCGGCCACATTGCCGTGCGCCGCCTGGTTTCGGTCAACGATGTGGGCAAGGCCATCAACCCGCAGCAGGTGGCCGGCCAGATCGAGGGCGCGGTGGCGCAGGCGCAGGGCTGGACTCTGCTGGAGGAGTTCAAGCAGAAGGATGGCCAGGTGCTGACCAGCCGCCTGAGCACCTACCTGATTCCGACCATCGCGGATGTGGCCGATGTGGTGGAGCCGGTGATCCTGGAAATTCCCGACCCGCAAGGCCCCCTGGGCGCGCGCGGCATGGCAGAAATGCCCTTCATCCCCACGGCGCCGGCCATCGTGGCGGCCGTGCATGCGGCCACCGGCGTCTGGATCAACGACTTGCCGTTGACGCCAGAGCGGGTATGGCGCGCGCTGCGCCGCGTGGAACCCCATGCGTAA